In Astatotilapia calliptera chromosome 16, fAstCal1.2, whole genome shotgun sequence, one genomic interval encodes:
- the LOC113008449 gene encoding CD276 antigen-like isoform X2 produces the protein MLTAGLVVGLLGALISGQRAELLGATVGGSVLVTCKLPVPTRPKWFYWQEDGTENILIHCEQTCQQTTSEVYRNRVTVFASEFGSGNISIKLHSVTAADDQKSFWVMASFKDRRERRCNSTLQVSASYRDINLTIDTADTVTCTARGGYPESSVSWSGQNTTGGEYVDLHEYKPTHERDAKDGTFTVRSSVSVKELVSVTCRITNPRSNQSINTTTKIDRDGAGPDTNPGVHAFIRLVSVSVASVVIAGLAVGTYICYKKRCKSGDESNGQLNGEQPGGENHADQQMELQEESQEAANEGSRDDEDPQDEDEWGDAHRDNVDQNLLDGAENQEHRPAGGAEQGGGSVHTNTD, from the exons ATGTTAACTGCAGGCCTCGTGGTCGGACTGCTCGGTG CCCTCATCTCGGGTCAGCGAGCGGAGCTCCTCGGTGCCACTGTTGGAGGCTCTGTGCTGGTTACCTGTAAACTCCCAGTTCCAACAAGGCCAAAGTGGTTTTACTGGCAGGAGGACGGGACTGAAAACATTTTGATTCATTGTGAACAAACGTGTCAACAAACAACATCTGAAGTCTACAGGAACAGAGTTACAGTCTTTGCTTCTGAGTTTGGATCGGGGAACATCTCCATTAAACTTCACAGTGTTACAGCTGCAGACGACCAGAAGTCGTTCTGGGTCATGGCTTCCTTCAAAGACAGACGTGAGCGCCGCTGCAACTCAACACTGCAGGTTTCAG CTTCCTACAGAGATATAAACCTGACCATTGACACAGCAGACACTGTGACCTGCACAGCGCGTGGAGGATACCCTGAATCCAGCGTGTCATGGTCGGGTCAAAACACGACCGGTGGTGAATAtgtggacctgcatgaatacaAACCGACCCACGAGAGGGACGCAAAGGATGGAACCTTCACTGTCAGGAGCTCCGTCAGTGTGAAGGAGCTGGTGTCGGTGACCTGCCGCATCACCAACCCTCGCTCCAACCAAAGCATCAACACCACCACAAAGATAGACAGAGATGGTGCTG GTCCAGACACAAATCCAGGAGTGCACGCATTCATACGTCTAGTTTCTGTCTCAGTAGCATCAGTAGTAATAGCAGGATTAGCAGTAGGCACATACATCTGCTACAAGAAAC GCTGCAAATCTGGCGATGAATCCAACGGACAACTGAATGGAG AACAGCCAGGAGGTGAAAACCATGCAGACCAACAAATGGAGCTCCAAGAAG aATCTCAAGAGGCAGCAAATGAAGGGAGCAGAGACGACGAGGATCCACAGGATGAAG ATGAGTGGGGAGATGCACATCGAGACAACGTGGACCAAAACCTTCTAGATGGAGCAG AAAACCAGGAGCACCGCCCTGCAGGTGGTGCAGAGCAAGGCGGAGGCAgcgtgcacacaaacactgactaa
- the LOC113008449 gene encoding CD276 antigen-like isoform X1 — protein sequence MFDSVAVVVICLQHAEVEQLLSVSPTPCNPADMLTAGLVVGLLGALISGQRAELLGATVGGSVLVTCKLPVPTRPKWFYWQEDGTENILIHCEQTCQQTTSEVYRNRVTVFASEFGSGNISIKLHSVTAADDQKSFWVMASFKDRRERRCNSTLQVSASYRDINLTIDTADTVTCTARGGYPESSVSWSGQNTTGGEYVDLHEYKPTHERDAKDGTFTVRSSVSVKELVSVTCRITNPRSNQSINTTTKIDRDGAGPDTNPGVHAFIRLVSVSVASVVIAGLAVGTYICYKKRCKSGDESNGQLNGEQPGGENHADQQMELQEESQEAANEGSRDDEDPQDEDEWGDAHRDNVDQNLLDGAENQEHRPAGGAEQGGGSVHTNTD from the exons ATGTTTGACTCTgtagctgttgttgttatttgcttACAGCATGCAGAGGTGGAACAGCTGCTGTCTGTGAGCCCGACACCATGTAATCCT GCAGACATGTTAACTGCAGGCCTCGTGGTCGGACTGCTCGGTG CCCTCATCTCGGGTCAGCGAGCGGAGCTCCTCGGTGCCACTGTTGGAGGCTCTGTGCTGGTTACCTGTAAACTCCCAGTTCCAACAAGGCCAAAGTGGTTTTACTGGCAGGAGGACGGGACTGAAAACATTTTGATTCATTGTGAACAAACGTGTCAACAAACAACATCTGAAGTCTACAGGAACAGAGTTACAGTCTTTGCTTCTGAGTTTGGATCGGGGAACATCTCCATTAAACTTCACAGTGTTACAGCTGCAGACGACCAGAAGTCGTTCTGGGTCATGGCTTCCTTCAAAGACAGACGTGAGCGCCGCTGCAACTCAACACTGCAGGTTTCAG CTTCCTACAGAGATATAAACCTGACCATTGACACAGCAGACACTGTGACCTGCACAGCGCGTGGAGGATACCCTGAATCCAGCGTGTCATGGTCGGGTCAAAACACGACCGGTGGTGAATAtgtggacctgcatgaatacaAACCGACCCACGAGAGGGACGCAAAGGATGGAACCTTCACTGTCAGGAGCTCCGTCAGTGTGAAGGAGCTGGTGTCGGTGACCTGCCGCATCACCAACCCTCGCTCCAACCAAAGCATCAACACCACCACAAAGATAGACAGAGATGGTGCTG GTCCAGACACAAATCCAGGAGTGCACGCATTCATACGTCTAGTTTCTGTCTCAGTAGCATCAGTAGTAATAGCAGGATTAGCAGTAGGCACATACATCTGCTACAAGAAAC GCTGCAAATCTGGCGATGAATCCAACGGACAACTGAATGGAG AACAGCCAGGAGGTGAAAACCATGCAGACCAACAAATGGAGCTCCAAGAAG aATCTCAAGAGGCAGCAAATGAAGGGAGCAGAGACGACGAGGATCCACAGGATGAAG ATGAGTGGGGAGATGCACATCGAGACAACGTGGACCAAAACCTTCTAGATGGAGCAG AAAACCAGGAGCACCGCCCTGCAGGTGGTGCAGAGCAAGGCGGAGGCAgcgtgcacacaaacactgactaa